In the Nicotiana tabacum cultivar K326 chromosome 16, ASM71507v2, whole genome shotgun sequence genome, one interval contains:
- the LOC107761405 gene encoding kinesin-like protein KIN-4A isoform X2, whose translation MEAANGEDCCVKVAVHIRPLIGDEKLQGCKDCVSVVPNKPQVQIGTHSFTFDHVYGSTASPSAAMYEECVAPLVDGLFQGYNATVLAYGQTGSGKTYTMGTGFKDGFQTGLIPQVMNSLFNKVEALKHQAEFQLHVSFIEIHKEEVRDLLDAISVNRSETTNGHNGKVAIPGKPPIQIRESSNGVITLAGSTERSVRTLKEMADCLEQGSLSRATGSTNMNNQSSRSHAIFTITVEQMRKTSSNDGHSNECMTEEYLCAKLHLVDLAGSERAKRTGSDGLRFKEGVHINKGLLALGNVISALGDEKKRKEGVHVPYRDSKLTRLLQDSLGGNSRTVMIACISPADINAEETLNTLKYANRARNIQNKPVINRDPVSSEMLKMRQQLEYLQAELCARGGGASSEIQVLKDRISWLEASNEELSRELHEYRRRGSGTEQCGTEVKANGVFSVKSEGLKRGLQSIESSDYPMNENGDSGDMDEEAAKEWEHTLLQDTMDKELNELNRRLEQKESEMKLYGGLDTMALKQHFGKKLLELEEEKRAVQQERDRLLAEVENLAANNDGQALKLQDTHSQKLKSLEAQIQDLKKKQENQVQLLKQKQKSDDAAKRLQDEIQSIKAQKVQLQHKIKQEAEQFRQWKASREKELMQLRKEGRRNEYERHKLQALNQRQKMVLQRKTEEAAMATKRLKELLEARKSSGRENSVTSNGHITSNGHIANGQSNEKSLQRWLDHELEVMVNVHEVRHEYEKQSQVRAALGEELAVLRQVDEFASKGLSPPRGKNGFSRASSMSPNARTARIASLENMLSISSNSLVAMASQLSEAEERERAFSNRGRWNQLRSMGDAKSLLQYMFNSLADARCQLWEKELETKEMKEQMKELIGLLRQSEIRRKEVEKELKQAVQDALASPASVISNKQFVDEMSGPPSPIPVPAQKQLKYSAGIANASVREAAAFIDQTRKMVPLGQLTMKKLTGAGQGGKLWRWKRSHHQWLLQFKWKWQKPWKLSEWIRHSDETIMRSRPRTQALPDIMCRNGH comes from the exons ATGGAAGCAGCTAATGGGGAGGATTGTTGTGTTAAAGTGGCAGTTCATATTAGGCCACTCATTGGAGATGAGAAACTTCAGGGTTGTAAAGATTGTGTCTCTGTCGTCCCTAACAAGCCTCAG GTGCAAATTGGAACACATTCCTTTACTTTTGATCATGTTTACGGGAGCACTGCTTCTCCCTCAGCTGCCATGTATGAGGAGTGTGTGGCTCCTCTTGTTGATGGTTTGTTCCAAGGTTATAATGCCACCGTTCTTGCTTACGGCCAG ACAGGTTCGGGGAAAACATACACAATGGGCACCGGTTTCAAAGATGGTTTCCAAACTGGACTAATTCCCCAAGTTATGAACTCTTTGTTCAACAAGGTTGAGGCTTTGAAGCATCAGGCAGAATTCCAGTTGCATGTGTCTTTTATCGAG ATACACAAAGAAGAAGTACGAGATTTGCTGGATGCTATTTCTGTTAACAGATCAGAGACAACAAATGGACACAATGGAAAAGTTGCTATTCCTGGGAAACCCCCAATACAAATTCGTGAATCTTCAAATGGTGTTATTACATTGGCAGGATCCACCGAACGCAGTGTGAGAACACTCAAAGAAATGGCTGATTGCCTGGAGCAAGGATCTCTTAGCAGGGCCACAGGCAGTACAAACATGAATAACCAATCAAG TCGCTCTCATGCCATATTCACCATTACAGTGGAGCAGATGCGCAAGACTAGTTCTAATGACGGCCACAGCAATGAATGCATGACTGAAGAATATCTTTGTGCCAAGCTGCATTTGGTAGATCTTGCTGGTTCAGAGCGAGCAAAACGAACGGGATCAGATGGTCTCCGTTTCAAAGAAG GAGTTCACATTAATAAAGGCCTTCTTGCACTTGGAAATGTTATTAGTGCACTTGGGGATGAGAAAAAGCGGAAAGAAGGTGTCCATGTTCCTTATCGAGACAGTAAACTCACCCGGCTATTGCAG GATTCACTTGGTGGTAACAGTCGGACAGTCATGATTG CATGCATTAGTCCTGCTGATATAAATGCTGAAGAAACTTTGAACACTCTTAAATATGCAAATCGGGCTCGCAATATTCAGAACAAGCCAGTT ATCAATCGAGATCCTGTATCTAGTGAGATGCTGAAGATGCGGCAACAACTAGAGTATTTGCAGGCAGAACTCTGTGCCCGTGGGGGAGGTGCTTCATCTGAGATTCAG GTACTCAAGGATAGGATTTCATGGCTTGAAGCTAGTAATGAGGAGCTAAGCAGAGAACTGCATGAGTACCGCAGAAGAGGCTCTGGCACTGAGCAATGTGGAACTGAAGTGAAG GCTAATGGTGTCTTTTCAGTAAAAAGCGAAGGCCTCAAAAGGGGCTTGCAAAGTATAGAGTCATCTGACTATCCAATGAATGAAAATG GTGATtcaggagatatggatgaagaaGCAGCAAAGGAGTGGGAACATACCCTCCTGCAAGACACAATGGACAAAGAATTGAATGAGTTAAATAGGCGCTTAGAGCAGAAAGAG TCTGAAATGAAACTTTATGGAGGCTTGGACACCATGGCACTGAAGCAACATTTTGGAAAGAAACTTTTGGAACTTGAAGAGGAGAAAAGAGCGGTGCAG CAAGAGAGAGATAGATTATTAGCTGAGGTTGAAAACCTTGCAGCCAACAATGATGGACAAGCACTAAAATTGCAAGACACGCATTCCCAGAAACTAAAGTCCCTTGAAGCACAG ATACAAGATCTTAAGAAAAAACAAGAGAACCAGGTTCAGCTTTTAAAGCAAAAACAGAAGAGTGATGACGCAGCAAAGCGCTTGCAAGATGAAATACAATCAATCAAGGCACAAAAG GTACAATTGCAGCATAAGATTAAACAAGAGGCTGAACAATTTCGTCAATGGAAGGCATCTCGGGAGAAAGAGTTAATGCAG TTAAGGAAGGAAGGGAGAAGGAATGAGTATGAGAGACATAAATTGCAAGCTTTAAATCAGCGACAAAAGATG GTTCTTCAAAGAAAGACAGAGGAGGCTGCAATGGCAACCAAGAGACTGAAAGAATTGCTAGAAGCACGTAAATCTTCAGGTCGTGAAAACTCAG TTACTAGCAATGGCCACATTACTAGCAATGGCCACATAGCAAATGGACAG AGCAATGAGAAATCATTGCAACGTTGGCTTGATCATGAGCTTGAAGTGATGGTGAATGTTCATGAAGTTCGTCACGAGTATGAGAAGCAAAGTCAAGT ACGAGCTGCACTGGGTGAAGAGCTAGCAGTGTTGAGACAAGTTGATGAATTTGCCTCAAAAGGACTGAGTCCTCCAAGGGGTAAAAATGGTTTCTCTAG GGCATCTTCAATGTCGCCAAATGCTAGAACGGCACGAATTGCTTCCCTTGAGAATATGTTAAGCATTTCATCCAATTCTCTAGTTGCCATGGCTTCACAACTTTCAGAAGCAGAAGAACGAGAGCGTGCCTTCAGCAATCGTGGGCGTTGGAACCAGCTCCGCTCAATGGGGGATGCAAAAAGTTTACTCCAATATATGTTCAATTCTCTTGCTGATGCAAG ATGCCAACTTTGGGAGAAGGAACTTGAGACCAAGGAAATGAAAGAGCAGATGAAAGAACTCATTGGTCTATTGCGGCAGAGTGAAATCAGGAGAAAGGAAGTTGAAAAGGAGCTTAAGCAAGCTGTTCAAGATGCATTGGCTTCCCCAGCTTCG GTTATCTCTAACAAGCAATTTGTTGATGAGATGAGCGGTCCACCGTCTCCAATCCCTGTACCAGCACAAAAACAGCTCAAATATTCAGCTGGCATTGCTAATGCGTCAGTCAGAGAGGCAGCAGCCTTTATAGATCAAACACGAAAG ATGGTGCCACTAGGCCAATTGACGATGAAGAAATTAACAGGAGCAGGACAAGGTGGGAAGCTGTGGAGGTGGAAGAGAAGTCATCATCAGTGGCTATTACAGTTCAAATGGAAGTGGCAAAAACCTTGGAAACTCTCTGAGTGGATTAGACACAGTGATGAAACAATTATGAGATCACGGCCCCGTACCCAGGCTCTGCCAGATATTATGTGCAGAAATGGTCACTAG
- the LOC107761405 gene encoding kinesin-like protein KIN-4A isoform X1 has product MEAANGEDCCVKVAVHIRPLIGDEKLQGCKDCVSVVPNKPQVQIGTHSFTFDHVYGSTASPSAAMYEECVAPLVDGLFQGYNATVLAYGQTGSGKTYTMGTGFKDGFQTGLIPQVMNSLFNKVEALKHQAEFQLHVSFIEIHKEEVRDLLDAISVNRSETTNGHNGKVAIPGKPPIQIRESSNGVITLAGSTERSVRTLKEMADCLEQGSLSRATGSTNMNNQSSRSHAIFTITVEQMRKTSSNDGHSNECMTEEYLCAKLHLVDLAGSERAKRTGSDGLRFKEGVHINKGLLALGNVISALGDEKKRKEGVHVPYRDSKLTRLLQDSLGGNSRTVMIACISPADINAEETLNTLKYANRARNIQNKPVINRDPVSSEMLKMRQQLEYLQAELCARGGGASSEIQVLKDRISWLEASNEELSRELHEYRRRGSGTEQCGTEVKANGVFSVKSEGLKRGLQSIESSDYPMNENVSVLPGDSGDMDEEAAKEWEHTLLQDTMDKELNELNRRLEQKESEMKLYGGLDTMALKQHFGKKLLELEEEKRAVQQERDRLLAEVENLAANNDGQALKLQDTHSQKLKSLEAQIQDLKKKQENQVQLLKQKQKSDDAAKRLQDEIQSIKAQKVQLQHKIKQEAEQFRQWKASREKELMQLRKEGRRNEYERHKLQALNQRQKMVLQRKTEEAAMATKRLKELLEARKSSGRENSVTSNGHITSNGHIANGQSNEKSLQRWLDHELEVMVNVHEVRHEYEKQSQVRAALGEELAVLRQVDEFASKGLSPPRGKNGFSRASSMSPNARTARIASLENMLSISSNSLVAMASQLSEAEERERAFSNRGRWNQLRSMGDAKSLLQYMFNSLADARCQLWEKELETKEMKEQMKELIGLLRQSEIRRKEVEKELKQAVQDALASPASVISNKQFVDEMSGPPSPIPVPAQKQLKYSAGIANASVREAAAFIDQTRKMVPLGQLTMKKLTGAGQGGKLWRWKRSHHQWLLQFKWKWQKPWKLSEWIRHSDETIMRSRPRTQALPDIMCRNGH; this is encoded by the exons ATGGAAGCAGCTAATGGGGAGGATTGTTGTGTTAAAGTGGCAGTTCATATTAGGCCACTCATTGGAGATGAGAAACTTCAGGGTTGTAAAGATTGTGTCTCTGTCGTCCCTAACAAGCCTCAG GTGCAAATTGGAACACATTCCTTTACTTTTGATCATGTTTACGGGAGCACTGCTTCTCCCTCAGCTGCCATGTATGAGGAGTGTGTGGCTCCTCTTGTTGATGGTTTGTTCCAAGGTTATAATGCCACCGTTCTTGCTTACGGCCAG ACAGGTTCGGGGAAAACATACACAATGGGCACCGGTTTCAAAGATGGTTTCCAAACTGGACTAATTCCCCAAGTTATGAACTCTTTGTTCAACAAGGTTGAGGCTTTGAAGCATCAGGCAGAATTCCAGTTGCATGTGTCTTTTATCGAG ATACACAAAGAAGAAGTACGAGATTTGCTGGATGCTATTTCTGTTAACAGATCAGAGACAACAAATGGACACAATGGAAAAGTTGCTATTCCTGGGAAACCCCCAATACAAATTCGTGAATCTTCAAATGGTGTTATTACATTGGCAGGATCCACCGAACGCAGTGTGAGAACACTCAAAGAAATGGCTGATTGCCTGGAGCAAGGATCTCTTAGCAGGGCCACAGGCAGTACAAACATGAATAACCAATCAAG TCGCTCTCATGCCATATTCACCATTACAGTGGAGCAGATGCGCAAGACTAGTTCTAATGACGGCCACAGCAATGAATGCATGACTGAAGAATATCTTTGTGCCAAGCTGCATTTGGTAGATCTTGCTGGTTCAGAGCGAGCAAAACGAACGGGATCAGATGGTCTCCGTTTCAAAGAAG GAGTTCACATTAATAAAGGCCTTCTTGCACTTGGAAATGTTATTAGTGCACTTGGGGATGAGAAAAAGCGGAAAGAAGGTGTCCATGTTCCTTATCGAGACAGTAAACTCACCCGGCTATTGCAG GATTCACTTGGTGGTAACAGTCGGACAGTCATGATTG CATGCATTAGTCCTGCTGATATAAATGCTGAAGAAACTTTGAACACTCTTAAATATGCAAATCGGGCTCGCAATATTCAGAACAAGCCAGTT ATCAATCGAGATCCTGTATCTAGTGAGATGCTGAAGATGCGGCAACAACTAGAGTATTTGCAGGCAGAACTCTGTGCCCGTGGGGGAGGTGCTTCATCTGAGATTCAG GTACTCAAGGATAGGATTTCATGGCTTGAAGCTAGTAATGAGGAGCTAAGCAGAGAACTGCATGAGTACCGCAGAAGAGGCTCTGGCACTGAGCAATGTGGAACTGAAGTGAAG GCTAATGGTGTCTTTTCAGTAAAAAGCGAAGGCCTCAAAAGGGGCTTGCAAAGTATAGAGTCATCTGACTATCCAATGAATGAAAATG TCTCTGTACTGCCAGGTGATtcaggagatatggatgaagaaGCAGCAAAGGAGTGGGAACATACCCTCCTGCAAGACACAATGGACAAAGAATTGAATGAGTTAAATAGGCGCTTAGAGCAGAAAGAG TCTGAAATGAAACTTTATGGAGGCTTGGACACCATGGCACTGAAGCAACATTTTGGAAAGAAACTTTTGGAACTTGAAGAGGAGAAAAGAGCGGTGCAG CAAGAGAGAGATAGATTATTAGCTGAGGTTGAAAACCTTGCAGCCAACAATGATGGACAAGCACTAAAATTGCAAGACACGCATTCCCAGAAACTAAAGTCCCTTGAAGCACAG ATACAAGATCTTAAGAAAAAACAAGAGAACCAGGTTCAGCTTTTAAAGCAAAAACAGAAGAGTGATGACGCAGCAAAGCGCTTGCAAGATGAAATACAATCAATCAAGGCACAAAAG GTACAATTGCAGCATAAGATTAAACAAGAGGCTGAACAATTTCGTCAATGGAAGGCATCTCGGGAGAAAGAGTTAATGCAG TTAAGGAAGGAAGGGAGAAGGAATGAGTATGAGAGACATAAATTGCAAGCTTTAAATCAGCGACAAAAGATG GTTCTTCAAAGAAAGACAGAGGAGGCTGCAATGGCAACCAAGAGACTGAAAGAATTGCTAGAAGCACGTAAATCTTCAGGTCGTGAAAACTCAG TTACTAGCAATGGCCACATTACTAGCAATGGCCACATAGCAAATGGACAG AGCAATGAGAAATCATTGCAACGTTGGCTTGATCATGAGCTTGAAGTGATGGTGAATGTTCATGAAGTTCGTCACGAGTATGAGAAGCAAAGTCAAGT ACGAGCTGCACTGGGTGAAGAGCTAGCAGTGTTGAGACAAGTTGATGAATTTGCCTCAAAAGGACTGAGTCCTCCAAGGGGTAAAAATGGTTTCTCTAG GGCATCTTCAATGTCGCCAAATGCTAGAACGGCACGAATTGCTTCCCTTGAGAATATGTTAAGCATTTCATCCAATTCTCTAGTTGCCATGGCTTCACAACTTTCAGAAGCAGAAGAACGAGAGCGTGCCTTCAGCAATCGTGGGCGTTGGAACCAGCTCCGCTCAATGGGGGATGCAAAAAGTTTACTCCAATATATGTTCAATTCTCTTGCTGATGCAAG ATGCCAACTTTGGGAGAAGGAACTTGAGACCAAGGAAATGAAAGAGCAGATGAAAGAACTCATTGGTCTATTGCGGCAGAGTGAAATCAGGAGAAAGGAAGTTGAAAAGGAGCTTAAGCAAGCTGTTCAAGATGCATTGGCTTCCCCAGCTTCG GTTATCTCTAACAAGCAATTTGTTGATGAGATGAGCGGTCCACCGTCTCCAATCCCTGTACCAGCACAAAAACAGCTCAAATATTCAGCTGGCATTGCTAATGCGTCAGTCAGAGAGGCAGCAGCCTTTATAGATCAAACACGAAAG ATGGTGCCACTAGGCCAATTGACGATGAAGAAATTAACAGGAGCAGGACAAGGTGGGAAGCTGTGGAGGTGGAAGAGAAGTCATCATCAGTGGCTATTACAGTTCAAATGGAAGTGGCAAAAACCTTGGAAACTCTCTGAGTGGATTAGACACAGTGATGAAACAATTATGAGATCACGGCCCCGTACCCAGGCTCTGCCAGATATTATGTGCAGAAATGGTCACTAG
- the LOC107761405 gene encoding kinesin-like protein KIN-4A isoform X3 — protein MEAANGEDCCVKVAVHIRPLIGDEKLQGCKDCVSVVPNKPQVQIGTHSFTFDHVYGSTASPSAAMYEECVAPLVDGLFQGYNATVLAYGQTGSGKTYTMGTGFKDGFQTGLIPQVMNSLFNKVEALKHQAEFQLHVSFIEIHKEEVRDLLDAISVNRSETTNGHNGKVAIPGKPPIQIRESSNGVITLAGSTERSVRTLKEMADCLEQGSLSRATGSTNMNNQSSRSHAIFTITVEQMRKTSSNDGHSNECMTEEYLCAKLHLVDLAGSERAKRTGSDGLRFKEGVHINKGLLALGNVISALGDEKKRKEGVHVPYRDSKLTRLLQDSLGGNSRTVMIACISPADINAEETLNTLKYANRARNIQNKPVINRDPVSSEMLKMRQQLEYLQAELCARGGGASSEIQVLKDRISWLEASNEELSRELHEYRRRGSGTEQCGTEVKANGVFSVKSEGLKRGLQSIESSDYPMNENVSVLPGDSGDMDEEAAKEWEHTLLQDTMDKELNELNRRLEQKESEMKLYGGLDTMALKQHFGKKLLELEEEKRAVQQERDRLLAEVENLAANNDGQALKLQDTHSQKLKSLEAQIQDLKKKQENQVQLLKQKQKSDDAAKRLQDEIQSIKAQKVQLQHKIKQEAEQFRQWKASREKELMQLRKEGRRNEYERHKLQALNQRQKMVLQRKTEEAAMATKRLKELLEARKSSVTSNGHITSNGHIANGQSNEKSLQRWLDHELEVMVNVHEVRHEYEKQSQVRAALGEELAVLRQVDEFASKGLSPPRGKNGFSRASSMSPNARTARIASLENMLSISSNSLVAMASQLSEAEERERAFSNRGRWNQLRSMGDAKSLLQYMFNSLADARCQLWEKELETKEMKEQMKELIGLLRQSEIRRKEVEKELKQAVQDALASPASVISNKQFVDEMSGPPSPIPVPAQKQLKYSAGIANASVREAAAFIDQTRKMVPLGQLTMKKLTGAGQGGKLWRWKRSHHQWLLQFKWKWQKPWKLSEWIRHSDETIMRSRPRTQALPDIMCRNGH, from the exons ATGGAAGCAGCTAATGGGGAGGATTGTTGTGTTAAAGTGGCAGTTCATATTAGGCCACTCATTGGAGATGAGAAACTTCAGGGTTGTAAAGATTGTGTCTCTGTCGTCCCTAACAAGCCTCAG GTGCAAATTGGAACACATTCCTTTACTTTTGATCATGTTTACGGGAGCACTGCTTCTCCCTCAGCTGCCATGTATGAGGAGTGTGTGGCTCCTCTTGTTGATGGTTTGTTCCAAGGTTATAATGCCACCGTTCTTGCTTACGGCCAG ACAGGTTCGGGGAAAACATACACAATGGGCACCGGTTTCAAAGATGGTTTCCAAACTGGACTAATTCCCCAAGTTATGAACTCTTTGTTCAACAAGGTTGAGGCTTTGAAGCATCAGGCAGAATTCCAGTTGCATGTGTCTTTTATCGAG ATACACAAAGAAGAAGTACGAGATTTGCTGGATGCTATTTCTGTTAACAGATCAGAGACAACAAATGGACACAATGGAAAAGTTGCTATTCCTGGGAAACCCCCAATACAAATTCGTGAATCTTCAAATGGTGTTATTACATTGGCAGGATCCACCGAACGCAGTGTGAGAACACTCAAAGAAATGGCTGATTGCCTGGAGCAAGGATCTCTTAGCAGGGCCACAGGCAGTACAAACATGAATAACCAATCAAG TCGCTCTCATGCCATATTCACCATTACAGTGGAGCAGATGCGCAAGACTAGTTCTAATGACGGCCACAGCAATGAATGCATGACTGAAGAATATCTTTGTGCCAAGCTGCATTTGGTAGATCTTGCTGGTTCAGAGCGAGCAAAACGAACGGGATCAGATGGTCTCCGTTTCAAAGAAG GAGTTCACATTAATAAAGGCCTTCTTGCACTTGGAAATGTTATTAGTGCACTTGGGGATGAGAAAAAGCGGAAAGAAGGTGTCCATGTTCCTTATCGAGACAGTAAACTCACCCGGCTATTGCAG GATTCACTTGGTGGTAACAGTCGGACAGTCATGATTG CATGCATTAGTCCTGCTGATATAAATGCTGAAGAAACTTTGAACACTCTTAAATATGCAAATCGGGCTCGCAATATTCAGAACAAGCCAGTT ATCAATCGAGATCCTGTATCTAGTGAGATGCTGAAGATGCGGCAACAACTAGAGTATTTGCAGGCAGAACTCTGTGCCCGTGGGGGAGGTGCTTCATCTGAGATTCAG GTACTCAAGGATAGGATTTCATGGCTTGAAGCTAGTAATGAGGAGCTAAGCAGAGAACTGCATGAGTACCGCAGAAGAGGCTCTGGCACTGAGCAATGTGGAACTGAAGTGAAG GCTAATGGTGTCTTTTCAGTAAAAAGCGAAGGCCTCAAAAGGGGCTTGCAAAGTATAGAGTCATCTGACTATCCAATGAATGAAAATG TCTCTGTACTGCCAGGTGATtcaggagatatggatgaagaaGCAGCAAAGGAGTGGGAACATACCCTCCTGCAAGACACAATGGACAAAGAATTGAATGAGTTAAATAGGCGCTTAGAGCAGAAAGAG TCTGAAATGAAACTTTATGGAGGCTTGGACACCATGGCACTGAAGCAACATTTTGGAAAGAAACTTTTGGAACTTGAAGAGGAGAAAAGAGCGGTGCAG CAAGAGAGAGATAGATTATTAGCTGAGGTTGAAAACCTTGCAGCCAACAATGATGGACAAGCACTAAAATTGCAAGACACGCATTCCCAGAAACTAAAGTCCCTTGAAGCACAG ATACAAGATCTTAAGAAAAAACAAGAGAACCAGGTTCAGCTTTTAAAGCAAAAACAGAAGAGTGATGACGCAGCAAAGCGCTTGCAAGATGAAATACAATCAATCAAGGCACAAAAG GTACAATTGCAGCATAAGATTAAACAAGAGGCTGAACAATTTCGTCAATGGAAGGCATCTCGGGAGAAAGAGTTAATGCAG TTAAGGAAGGAAGGGAGAAGGAATGAGTATGAGAGACATAAATTGCAAGCTTTAAATCAGCGACAAAAGATG GTTCTTCAAAGAAAGACAGAGGAGGCTGCAATGGCAACCAAGAGACTGAAAGAATTGCTAGAAGCACGTAAATCTTCAG TTACTAGCAATGGCCACATTACTAGCAATGGCCACATAGCAAATGGACAG AGCAATGAGAAATCATTGCAACGTTGGCTTGATCATGAGCTTGAAGTGATGGTGAATGTTCATGAAGTTCGTCACGAGTATGAGAAGCAAAGTCAAGT ACGAGCTGCACTGGGTGAAGAGCTAGCAGTGTTGAGACAAGTTGATGAATTTGCCTCAAAAGGACTGAGTCCTCCAAGGGGTAAAAATGGTTTCTCTAG GGCATCTTCAATGTCGCCAAATGCTAGAACGGCACGAATTGCTTCCCTTGAGAATATGTTAAGCATTTCATCCAATTCTCTAGTTGCCATGGCTTCACAACTTTCAGAAGCAGAAGAACGAGAGCGTGCCTTCAGCAATCGTGGGCGTTGGAACCAGCTCCGCTCAATGGGGGATGCAAAAAGTTTACTCCAATATATGTTCAATTCTCTTGCTGATGCAAG ATGCCAACTTTGGGAGAAGGAACTTGAGACCAAGGAAATGAAAGAGCAGATGAAAGAACTCATTGGTCTATTGCGGCAGAGTGAAATCAGGAGAAAGGAAGTTGAAAAGGAGCTTAAGCAAGCTGTTCAAGATGCATTGGCTTCCCCAGCTTCG GTTATCTCTAACAAGCAATTTGTTGATGAGATGAGCGGTCCACCGTCTCCAATCCCTGTACCAGCACAAAAACAGCTCAAATATTCAGCTGGCATTGCTAATGCGTCAGTCAGAGAGGCAGCAGCCTTTATAGATCAAACACGAAAG ATGGTGCCACTAGGCCAATTGACGATGAAGAAATTAACAGGAGCAGGACAAGGTGGGAAGCTGTGGAGGTGGAAGAGAAGTCATCATCAGTGGCTATTACAGTTCAAATGGAAGTGGCAAAAACCTTGGAAACTCTCTGAGTGGATTAGACACAGTGATGAAACAATTATGAGATCACGGCCCCGTACCCAGGCTCTGCCAGATATTATGTGCAGAAATGGTCACTAG